AACCTTACTGTTGTCATTCACAAAAAATTCATGGGCTAAAACGTATTCTTCTTTTATTAAGTAGTACAATAGAAGGTACAATCATAAATCTAGGAGGATATACTATATGAGGGATCCGATCAAACAATTTAAAGTCATTGGTTATTTAGAGGGGATTTCATTTCTACTCTTACTTGGAATTGCGATGCCACTTAAATACATGATGGGAATGGACATGGCCGTGACTATTGTTGGGGCCGCGCACGGTGCTTTGTTTGTGTTATATGTTGCCGCAATATTTTATATGATGATTCGTGTTCGTTGGTCGCTTTTAACAGCTCTACTAGCTTTCATTGCATCAATTGTCCCCTTTGGTCCCTTTATCTTCGACGCCAAAATATTAAAGCATCAAGAAACTCCCGCATAAGTAATACAATGCAAAAGCCTGAGATAGGCTTTTGTTTTTTTTACATACATATTTATTAACCTTATGTTTTATCCTAAACAAGTCGGGTAA
The nucleotide sequence above comes from Alkalicoccobacillus plakortidis. Encoded proteins:
- a CDS encoding DUF3817 domain-containing protein, with the translated sequence MRDPIKQFKVIGYLEGISFLLLLGIAMPLKYMMGMDMAVTIVGAAHGALFVLYVAAIFYMMIRVRWSLLTALLAFIASIVPFGPFIFDAKILKHQETPA